CATAAGTATCACCTATTTAATCTTTTTTTGGGTTAATTATTTTAGTAGGGTCTTGAGGATCTGCCACCTATGATGTGCTACAATATGATGGCTAATTAACTCTTCCATAAAAGAGCCTTTTTCCAGAAGCCACCCCCAATTCTCTTTAACTAAGGGGTCTGTTAGTACAATAGAAAATATCAAGATTTCTCCTGCTTGGTTATCCAAGTTTTCTAGATTTTTCTTTGCGAACTCTGCCAACCTCTTCTGATCATTCGCAAGATCTGACATTTGTACTTTTAGTTCCCAAATCATACTCAAGATGCTTTAACGATTCCTATTTTCAGGTTCCCTCTTTCAATAAGAATTTCACCAGAAATGTTGTCACCTAAAACTAAGGCATCCTTACTTGGCGAAAGGTTTGGGACCTCTACTAATTTTTGTCTGCCTCCTTGGTGTGTTACACCAATTTCAGCACTATAGATGTATGTAGGTTCTCCTCTTTTCCACGACTCATATTTACTCTGCATGAGTTGTACGGGTATAAAAGAGTATCCCTGATGAACGAGAGCTACAACAGGGAAATACTTCCCTGTAGCAAACTCTCCTTTCGGAACTTGATTGATTACTGTTTTTCTGTTGACATCAAAAGCTCGAATTATTATCCCGCTTTTTTTACGTCCGTTGATGTTTGTGTGAATACTTACCATTAGCTATATTTCTTTTTAAGAATCCTTTTGCAAGAATCCATGATTCTATTTATGTCCTCTTCTGATTTATGTGTGCAGATTAGTTGCACTATTAGACCTTCACTGAAAGAAAGTTCATTTTCTTCAATAAAGTCTTCAATATCCTTATCCTTAATAGTACTTAGCGCTACTTCAACTTCTTCAATTACCTCTTCAAACTGAACTATTGCTTGAGGTGCTTTAATTTCCTTTTCTAGCCAAATTTTTTGTTCTATGAACTCTGAATATCGAGAGATTGCGGGTCTTAGTCCTAGTGCTGATTTTTTTGGAATTCCTGAGTCTTCAGAAATCAGTTCTATGTAGGTATCCACTTCCCCACGGCCAATGTTGTCGAGAGTCCCCACGCTCTCTTCTGCTCGCTGTACATTATAAATATACTGCTGTGCTGTACTTGTCGATAGTCCTTGTGCTTTTAGATAGCTTCTGAATTCGTTCTTGAATTTCATTTTTAAGTTTAATATTTGTGTGAAAAAAATAAATTTGCCGTTCTAGTCCTGTTTTGGTTTGTACACTTCAACAAACTCTTCAAACTCCTCTAACACTTCTTGAATGTTATCATAGAAGTAGTTCATATCATATCGGGCATGCCAAAGCAATTCCCACATGTCTCTTTGGAATTTTTCGTTCACCTTTTTGGTTTTCTTCTTCGCCACATAGCAATCGAAGATGCTTTCAACCTTATTGAAGTAATCGTGGAGTTTTAAGAAGGGCTTTACCTTCTCTTCATCCATTTCTTTTACCGCTTTTTCTATTAGCGATTTTAATCCATCTCCCTCAAGCTTTTCCGTGAGGTCTGTCACTTTAGATTCTACAACATCATAGAAGACATCTACCTCAGCTAATGCCGTATGGTAGTCGCATCCTCTATGCTCTCGAATCTTATCAATAATCTCCTGCTTAAGCATATTTAAATTTAAGTTTTACATTAAGAGTTTTTTCTTAGTGTGATATATGTATTATAGTAGATCTAAATAAGTAAGATCTTCCTGTGATAACTTTATGCAGATTTTTTTAAGCATTCCACACCATTAATTACTGCCATAATTAAGCTCCTTGCCATGTTTACTTCAACAGCATTGCCGATGTACTTTTTCTTTTCCGTTTGGGTTCCCACCAGCTCATAGGATTCAGGAAATCCTTGTATTTTTTTCAACTCATCAATATTCAGCATCCTCATGCTAATGTCTTTGATTCCATAAGCCTGCATGAACCTCTTTATCTTCTGTGTATTGTCAGAATCCTTCGTGTCAATTTTTAAATGCTCACCTTCTTGTACTGAAACCAAGTACGGAGGCGCCTTATCCATTCTAGCAATAAGAGTAAAACAAGGGTTTTCTAAAGACTTCCCTTTGCTAGCGTATTGAGGGTTTAGTAGAAACTGAGCCTCTACTACATTGTACTTGGGTATCGTTGTGAGTGACCCACAGGGTTCGTCAACGGATTTCGGTCTTCCATTTCCAAATTGCTGATCAATAAAGATCATGCTATATCTATCCTTAGTTGTTATTGTTCCTGACGGAGAATCGATACTATGTGCGGATCCCTGTCCATAGTAGGAAGTCAGAAACGTAGTATCTCCTCCGGCTACGAACTTTTCTAACCCTAAATAGATGCGATTTAATGTTGACTCGGCTAGAGCCTTTTTTCTATTGAAGATAGAGTCCCCTCTAACATCGAGGTCTAAGACTTCTTTTACGGGTTTCCAAGGTTGCTTGTATCCTTCAAAAAGGTCACTTGGGTTTGGTCTTTTTGCATGTGTGGGTTGGGGAAAGCTTATCGGGAGCCCTTCTTTTACGAACTGTATAAACAATCTAGATCTAGACTGATATGCCCCATAGTCAGCCGAATTTAGTATTCGGGATTCCATTCGGTATCCCAAATTGCACACTTTTTTAGACCATCTTAAAAAGCTTCTTCCCTTAAATCTAGAGAGAGGTTTTCCATTTTCATCCAATGGCCCCCATGCTAAGAACTCTCTGACGTTCTCAACCATGAATATATTGGGCTGGATCTCCTCCAAGTAGGAGAACATATGTTCTGCTAAACTTCTTGAGTCCGCTTTTTTGGGTTTTCCACCTTTAGCGTTACTAAAATTCGTACACTCTAAAGAAGCCCAGAGACATATGAGAGCTGACGGGTCTTTTTTTCTTAAGTCCTTAGCCATAACTCCCAAAGCAGCGGATACGGCTAAGTCTCGAATATCCTCCGTAAAATGTCTTGCTCCTGGGTGATTTTTTGTATGAGACAGTATTGCGTTTTTGTCGTGATTCACACACGCAATTACATTTGCTCCTGCTAAGTGAGCGCCTGTACTCGTCCCTCCCGCACCGCAGAATAGATCGATGAAATACATATAATTTTAAGTTTAAAGTCCAAACACTTCCTCTTCACTCACTCCAAAGTGGTCTACAGCTAAATCTTGGATTTCGTCTAAAAGACCCAAAACACCGTCTAGCGTTTCTGCTGTATCTTTTTGGCTTTTATCCTTTGATTCGCCATAGGCCAGAATGACTTCAGATAAAGCCTCTTTTTGTTCTCTTAGTAAAGCAAAATCAATTTTTATTCCTCGGTCTTTTTCTAAAATCTCTCTTGTGGATTTTAACTCAGACTTAGATGTTTTCGAATGAGACTCCCCTGAATTGATCATTGAATTCAACAATCCAAGAGTGCTTAACGCCTGTACTTTTTCGTCAGATGATACAAGTAAAAATTTCATTGCTTTTCTTATTTGTTATATAGGCATAATAAAAAGGCTAACTAAAAAAGTTAGCCCTTTAGAAAAAAGTGTATCGGTATGATATTAAAATTCTAAAATGCTTTCTACATACTTTCCTTGGAAAGCAAATCCAATCTCATTAAAGTTTTTGTACTCCTCCTCGTCACATCGGGCAACAATGGCATTTACGCCAACTGCTTCGCACCTCTCAACTGCATTAGCTATGATTTCTTTATAAAAATCTGTATTGTCAGAAAGGTAGCAGAGTGTGAGCGTTGCTACGTTAGGATGTATGCCTAACAAGTAGAAACCAATTAATTCTTCTGAATAAAAGGCTGCATAAATAAAGTCACCATCTTCACACGAAATCTCCTCTTCTAGATAGGAGTTAAGTGTTTCAATATCGAGTTTTATGTATTCCATTGTGTTCATTCCTATTACCTTAGTCATTTTAGGTTAAGTTTAATTCGTAAATACTTCTTGGAGTTTCCTCAAATCTAATCCTTGTAAGTACTATTCCTTCAGGAAGCCTATTCTTAATATAGTTTGCTATATACCTACAGATTACCTCAGATGTTGGGGGTTGTTGTAACCAAACAACTTTTCCTTTCATCCCAAATCTTTTTCCTAAATATCTGTCCTGTAATGCTGCAAGCTCCTGCATGTAGGGATCATTCTCCTCAGCGATTAACGAGTGATCCAATTTTTCAATTACTTCTTTTACAATTTTTCCCGCATCGCCAAAGGGCATTTCTACACTATCAACTTCTGAGGTACTTTTCACCTCTACTTCTAAACTAGCGTTATGCCCGTGCAAGCTTGCACATGGATCTTCACCTTTCTTCATTTCAGCGAAAATCATATTAGCATGTGCAAAGCT
The Flammeovirga agarivorans DNA segment above includes these coding regions:
- a CDS encoding DNA cytosine methyltransferase — encoded protein: MYFIDLFCGAGGTSTGAHLAGANVIACVNHDKNAILSHTKNHPGARHFTEDIRDLAVSAALGVMAKDLRKKDPSALICLWASLECTNFSNAKGGKPKKADSRSLAEHMFSYLEEIQPNIFMVENVREFLAWGPLDENGKPLSRFKGRSFLRWSKKVCNLGYRMESRILNSADYGAYQSRSRLFIQFVKEGLPISFPQPTHAKRPNPSDLFEGYKQPWKPVKEVLDLDVRGDSIFNRKKALAESTLNRIYLGLEKFVAGGDTTFLTSYYGQGSAHSIDSPSGTITTKDRYSMIFIDQQFGNGRPKSVDEPCGSLTTIPKYNVVEAQFLLNPQYASKGKSLENPCFTLIARMDKAPPYLVSVQEGEHLKIDTKDSDNTQKIKRFMQAYGIKDISMRMLNIDELKKIQGFPESYELVGTQTEKKKYIGNAVEVNMARSLIMAVINGVECLKKSA
- a CDS encoding 6-pyruvoyl trahydropterin synthase family protein, which produces MSVIKKYDHSISFAHANMIFAEMKKGEDPCASLHGHNASLEVEVKSTSEVDSVEMPFGDAGKIVKEVIEKLDHSLIAEENDPYMQELAALQDRYLGKRFGMKGKVVWLQQPPTSEVICRYIANYIKNRLPEGIVLTRIRFEETPRSIYELNLT